One Gambusia affinis linkage group LG15, SWU_Gaff_1.0, whole genome shotgun sequence genomic window carries:
- the faxdc2 gene encoding fatty acid hydroxylase domain-containing protein 2: protein METESRETGRAEKSSAGSGQQESAGGLWDSVKKAAFVIGSGILFLAAFGNSLTWHLQRFWGASGDFWQNLWTKVYLQFEGHDAALFFLGTMLAPTLMFWLLNGLLLLVDTSGKPSFITRYRIQEGRNDPVDPAKLRQAVRTVLFNQVMISGPMVVLVYLLASRTGRPCGPELPTFHRGLMELAVFSMLEEILFYYSHRLFHHPSLYKHFHKQHHEWTAPIGVISIYAHPLEHVISNMLPVVIGPVLLGSHITTTSVWYCLALVSTTISHCGYHLPFLPSPEFHDFHHLRFNQCFGVFGVLDRLHGTDSRFRQTKQYERHTLLTSLTPLTHSIPETPKKGQ, encoded by the exons GAATCAGCAGGAGGACTGTGGGATTCTGTGAAGAAGGCTGCTTTTGTCATCGGATCTGGAATCCTGTTCCTGGCTGCTTTTGGAAACTCACTGACCtg GCATCTTCAGAGATTCTGGGGAGCTTCAGGAGATTTCTGGCAGAATTTGTGGACGAAGGTTTACCTGCAGTTTGAAGGTCATGATGCTGCTTTGTTCTTCTTAG GAACCATGCTGGCCCCGACCTTGATGTTCTGGTTGCTGAacggcctgctgctgctggtggacaCGTCTGGGAAACCGTCCTTCATCACCCGGTACCGGATCCAGGAGGGCAGGAACGATCCG GTGGACCCGGCCAAGCTGCGGCAGGCGGTTCGGACCGTCCTGTTCAACCAGGTGATGATCTCCGGGCCCATGGTGGTTCTGGTCTACCTGCTGGCCAGCCGGACCGGCCGGCCCTGCGGCCCGGAGCTGCCCACCTTCCACCGCGGCCTGATGGAGCTCGCCGTGTTCTCCATGCTGGAGGAGATCCTGTTCTACTACTCACACAG GTTGTTCCACCATCCCAGCCTCTACAAGCATTTCCACAAGCAGCACCATGAGTGGACCGCTCCCATCGGTGTCATCTCCATCTACGCTCATCCTCTGGAGCATGTG atctccaacatgctgccagtGGTGATCGGACCCGTCCTGCTGGGGTCCCACATCACCACCACCAGTGTGTGGTACTGCCTGGCTCTGGTCAGCACCACCATCTCCCACTGCGGGTACCACCTGCCCTTCCTGCCTTCGCCCGAGTTCCACGACTTCCACCACCTGCG GTTCAACCAGTGCTTCGGCGTGTTCGGCGTTCTGGACCGGCTGCACGGCACCGACTCCCGGTTCCGGCAGACGAAGCAGTACGAGCGGCACACCTTGCTCACCAGCCTGACCCCGCTCACCCACAGCATCCCCGAAACCCCCAAGAAGGGCCagtga